One genomic region from Stackebrandtia nassauensis DSM 44728 encodes:
- a CDS encoding serine/threonine-protein kinase has product MESARAPHPSPGQDLIGGRYRLDHPIGEGGMGEVWRGTDTRLGRAVAVKLLHPAFSRNARFRARFRAEATLVAALNSPGIATLHDYDEDVTPSGPRSYLVMELVRGASLADILADRDRLPVARTMRIIAEAAEGLDAAHRAGVVHRDVKPGNILIADDGGVKLIDFGIARALGEAGLTESGIVLGTITHTSPEQIADAEPTPAADIYSLGVVAYECLTGNPPFHSTNPVAIMNGHMNHEPPPLPADIPAPVREAVMTALRKQPEDRWESVAAFGQACWAAVEPNTPRPAKSVRLTREHDPGELGTAAIPRPRQKAATVGDGVPTIRPSRQRPAAPGPGRYARIRGLLRPGRHRRALIASGLVTLVAGLLLTVATAPWNPWAVDVSSLGDGGKPQSTVADDGTGTPTGDKSSVDDTSSGASDDKGPKNDPMSKPDDAGTTSGGASDDDAPKGEVPNLIGKHVLLGDNTLRSEGFDNHKPVGVSDSPQRFCEIYDQSPNPGTVTSYKTTVTFYYSGTAEDCAVE; this is encoded by the coding sequence ATGGAATCGGCGAGAGCACCTCATCCGTCCCCCGGCCAGGACCTGATCGGGGGACGGTACCGCCTCGACCACCCCATCGGCGAGGGCGGGATGGGCGAGGTCTGGCGCGGTACCGACACCCGGCTCGGTCGTGCCGTGGCGGTCAAGCTGCTCCACCCCGCGTTCTCCCGCAACGCGCGGTTCCGAGCCCGGTTCCGGGCCGAGGCCACCCTGGTGGCGGCGCTCAACTCCCCCGGTATCGCCACGCTGCACGACTACGACGAGGACGTCACCCCCTCAGGCCCACGGTCCTATCTGGTGATGGAGCTGGTACGGGGGGCGTCACTGGCGGACATACTCGCCGACCGCGACCGGCTGCCGGTGGCGCGAACCATGCGCATCATCGCCGAGGCCGCCGAGGGACTGGACGCGGCGCACCGGGCGGGCGTCGTTCACCGCGATGTCAAGCCCGGCAACATTCTCATCGCCGACGACGGTGGCGTGAAGCTGATCGACTTCGGTATCGCGCGGGCGCTGGGCGAGGCGGGACTCACCGAATCCGGGATCGTCCTGGGCACCATCACCCACACCTCACCCGAGCAGATCGCCGACGCGGAGCCCACCCCGGCCGCCGACATCTACTCGCTGGGCGTGGTGGCCTACGAATGCCTGACCGGGAATCCGCCGTTCCACTCCACCAACCCGGTCGCCATCATGAACGGTCACATGAACCACGAACCGCCGCCGCTGCCCGCCGACATTCCCGCGCCGGTTCGCGAGGCCGTGATGACGGCGCTGCGCAAGCAGCCCGAAGACCGTTGGGAATCCGTCGCCGCTTTCGGTCAGGCGTGCTGGGCGGCGGTGGAGCCGAACACTCCGCGACCGGCCAAGTCGGTGCGGCTCACCCGCGAGCACGATCCCGGGGAACTGGGCACCGCCGCCATCCCACGGCCCCGGCAGAAGGCGGCGACCGTCGGCGACGGGGTGCCGACGATCAGGCCGTCGCGGCAGCGACCGGCCGCGCCCGGTCCCGGCCGGTACGCGCGGATTCGGGGCCTGCTGCGGCCCGGTCGGCATCGCCGCGCGCTCATCGCGTCCGGCCTGGTGACACTGGTTGCCGGACTGCTGCTGACCGTGGCCACCGCACCGTGGAATCCGTGGGCCGTCGACGTTTCCTCGCTCGGCGACGGCGGCAAGCCACAGTCGACGGTCGCGGACGACGGGACCGGAACCCCCACCGGGGACAAGAGTTCCGTCGACGACACATCGTCCGGTGCCAGCGACGACAAGGGACCGAAGAACGATCCCATGAGCAAGCCCGACGACGCCGGCACGACCAGTGGCGGCGCCAGCGATGACGACGCCCCGAAGGGCGAGGTTCCCAACCTGATCGGGAAGCATGTCCTGCTGGGCGACAACACCCTGAGGTCTGAGGGTTTCGACAACCACAAACCCGTCGGCGTGTCGGACTCCCCCCAGCGATTCTGCGAGATCTACGACCAGTCGCCCAATCCGGGGACCGTCACCAGCTACAAGACCACGGTCACGTTCTACTACAGCGGTACCGCCGAAGACTGTGCCGTAGAGTGA
- a CDS encoding S8 family serine peptidase, translating into MRPLSARRFLAAAGAIALTTTTVLLAGSSAAHADESTILNATGDHVVDGRYIVVFNDSDVSAKAKSVKSKAGDLADAYGGTVDHTYHATIRGFATTMDEADAKRLAAEPDVDYVEAVHKVSVSDDQMNPPSWGLDRVDQNALPLDQKYSYPASAGQGTTIYILDTGTRLTHSTFGGRAKSGYDFIDNDADASDCHGHGTHVAGTTAGSEYGVAKKANVVAVRVLNCSGSGTSDQIAKGIDWVTANASGPSVANMSLGGSGSDATMENAVQRSIDAGIQYSLAAGNNNGNACNTTPARLPAAVTVGATTRTDSRDTAYSNYGSCLDLFAPGSGITSSSNNGDTASQSMSGTSMAAPHVAGAMALYLAENPTATPQQVRDAIVDNGTKDKVTSPGSGSPNVLLYTGFITGDPPADNDFDIAADPGEATVDPGQSTTTKVSTTVTKGQAQAVTLSAKGLPSGAEASFDPASINSGESSTLTISTSASTPAGTYSVTITGTGADATRTAGFSLTVGDDGGDNKKPVASFTEICFGQWWSFCFFDANASSDSDGTVEEYSWEYGDGSTGTGSFASHAYPGPGTYTVTLTVTDDKGATGSISKTITL; encoded by the coding sequence ATGAGACCCCTTTCCGCGCGCCGTTTTCTAGCGGCGGCAGGCGCGATCGCGCTGACGACGACCACGGTGTTGCTCGCCGGATCGTCGGCGGCGCACGCCGATGAGTCCACGATCCTCAACGCCACCGGCGACCACGTCGTCGACGGCCGCTACATCGTCGTGTTCAACGACTCCGACGTGTCCGCCAAGGCCAAGTCGGTGAAGTCCAAGGCCGGTGACCTCGCCGATGCCTACGGCGGCACCGTCGACCACACCTACCACGCCACCATCCGCGGTTTCGCCACCACCATGGACGAGGCCGACGCGAAGCGGCTGGCCGCCGAGCCGGACGTCGACTACGTCGAGGCCGTGCACAAGGTGTCGGTCAGCGACGACCAGATGAACCCGCCCAGCTGGGGTCTGGACCGTGTGGACCAGAACGCCCTGCCGCTGGACCAGAAGTACTCCTACCCGGCCAGCGCCGGTCAGGGCACCACGATCTACATCCTGGACACCGGCACCAGGCTGACCCACTCGACCTTCGGCGGCCGGGCGAAGTCGGGTTACGACTTCATCGACAACGACGCCGACGCCTCCGACTGTCACGGCCACGGCACCCACGTCGCCGGGACCACGGCCGGAAGCGAATACGGTGTGGCCAAGAAGGCCAACGTGGTGGCGGTGCGGGTGCTCAACTGCTCCGGCAGCGGCACCAGCGACCAGATCGCCAAGGGCATCGACTGGGTGACGGCCAACGCGTCCGGCCCGTCGGTGGCCAACATGAGCCTGGGAGGCTCGGGTTCCGACGCGACCATGGAGAACGCCGTGCAGCGCTCCATCGACGCCGGAATCCAGTACTCGCTGGCGGCCGGGAACAACAACGGCAACGCCTGCAACACCACCCCGGCGCGGCTGCCCGCCGCGGTCACGGTCGGCGCCACCACCCGCACCGACTCGCGTGACACGGCGTACAGCAACTACGGGTCCTGTCTGGACCTGTTCGCGCCCGGTTCCGGGATCACTTCCTCGTCCAACAACGGCGACACCGCCTCGCAGTCGATGAGCGGAACCTCGATGGCGGCGCCGCACGTGGCCGGGGCGATGGCGCTGTACCTGGCCGAGAACCCCACGGCGACGCCGCAGCAGGTTCGCGACGCGATCGTCGACAACGGCACCAAGGACAAGGTGACCAGCCCGGGTTCGGGTTCCCCGAACGTGTTGCTGTACACCGGGTTCATCACCGGTGACCCGCCCGCGGACAACGACTTCGACATCGCCGCCGACCCCGGCGAGGCGACCGTCGACCCGGGACAGTCGACCACGACGAAGGTCAGCACCACGGTCACCAAGGGACAGGCCCAGGCCGTGACGCTGTCGGCCAAGGGACTGCCGTCCGGCGCCGAGGCCAGCTTCGACCCGGCCAGCATCAACTCGGGTGAGTCGTCGACGTTGACGATCAGCACCTCGGCGAGCACGCCCGCCGGTACCTACTCGGTGACGATCACCGGTACCGGGGCCGACGCGACCCGCACGGCCGGGTTCTCGCTGACGGTCGGCGATGACGGCGGCGACAACAAGAAGCCGGTCGCCTCGTTCACCGAGATCTGCTTCGGCCAGTGGTGGAGCTTCTGCTTCTTCGACGCCAACGCCTCCAGTGACTCCGACGGCACCGTCGAGGAGTACAGCTGGGAGTACGGCGACGGCAGCACCGGCACCGGGTCGTTCGCGTCCCACGCGTACCCCGGGCCCGGCACCTACACGGTGACCCTCACGGTCACCGATGACAAGGGCGCCACCGGGTCCATCAGTAAGACCATCACCCTGTGA
- the mqnC gene encoding cyclic dehypoxanthinyl futalosine synthase: MSTEIAEILQRGADGGRITTEEALLLYTEAPFHELGEAADAVRRRRYPEGIVTYLIDRNINYTNVCVTACKFCAFYRAPKHKEGWSHDLDEILRRCAEAIDLGATQVMLQGGHHPEFGVEYYEELFGAVKREFPQLAIHSIGPSEIGHMAKVSEVSIEEAIKRIKAAGLDSIAGAGAEMLPERPRKALAPLKESGERWCEIMEVAHGLGLESTATMMMGTGETNAERIEHLRMIRDVHDKTGGFRAFIPWTYQPENNHLKGRTQATTVEYLRMLATARLYFNEIAHLQSSWLTTGKAAGQVSLHMGVDDLGSIMLEENVISSAGARHRSNLHGLIDMIRSAGRVPAHRNTLYEHLSVHWTPEDDPTDERVRSHVSSIALPLVEST; encoded by the coding sequence GTGTCGACCGAGATCGCCGAAATCCTGCAGCGAGGCGCCGACGGCGGGCGCATCACCACCGAAGAGGCGCTGCTGTTGTACACCGAGGCGCCCTTCCACGAGCTGGGTGAGGCCGCCGACGCGGTGCGGCGACGCCGCTACCCCGAGGGGATCGTCACCTACCTGATCGACCGCAACATCAACTACACCAACGTGTGCGTCACCGCGTGCAAGTTCTGCGCCTTCTACCGGGCGCCGAAGCACAAGGAGGGTTGGAGCCACGACCTCGACGAGATCCTGCGTCGCTGTGCCGAGGCGATCGACCTGGGTGCCACCCAGGTGATGTTGCAGGGCGGTCACCACCCCGAGTTCGGGGTCGAGTACTACGAGGAACTGTTCGGCGCGGTCAAGCGCGAGTTCCCGCAGCTGGCGATCCACTCCATCGGGCCGTCCGAGATCGGTCACATGGCGAAGGTGTCGGAGGTCTCGATCGAGGAGGCCATCAAGCGCATCAAGGCCGCCGGGCTGGACTCGATCGCCGGGGCCGGGGCCGAGATGCTGCCCGAGCGTCCCCGCAAGGCGCTGGCGCCGTTGAAGGAGTCGGGTGAGCGCTGGTGCGAGATCATGGAGGTCGCGCATGGTCTGGGCCTGGAGTCCACCGCGACGATGATGATGGGCACCGGCGAGACCAACGCCGAACGCATCGAGCATCTGCGGATGATCCGCGACGTCCACGACAAGACCGGCGGTTTCCGGGCCTTCATCCCGTGGACCTACCAGCCGGAGAACAACCACCTCAAGGGACGCACCCAGGCCACCACTGTGGAGTACCTGCGGATGCTGGCCACCGCGAGGCTGTACTTCAACGAGATCGCGCACCTGCAGTCGTCCTGGCTGACCACCGGCAAGGCGGCCGGGCAGGTCTCGCTGCACATGGGAGTGGACGACCTCGGCTCGATCATGCTGGAGGAGAACGTCATCTCCTCGGCCGGTGCCCGGCACCGCTCGAACCTGCACGGGCTCATCGACATGATCCGCAGCGCCGGACGCGTTCCCGCGCACCGCAACACGCTGTACGAGCACCTGTCGGTGCACTGGACGCCGGAGGACGACCCGACCGACGAGCGGGTGCGTTCGCACGTGTCGTCCATCGCGTTGCCGTTGGTGGAGTCCACGTAG
- a CDS encoding TetR/AcrR family transcriptional regulator, with amino-acid sequence MTATKPRKAGRPRKEEATDTRTVLLDAALKLFVAKGFAATSVRMIARAAGLSDGGLYAHFPSKQAVYDELLASAGPGVVDGMVAELLPEAGTPPQDPETFLTQLVGRILDYFETPAARDFSLLLLREEIPGNGDLVTAMIDKGAAALGPVVTEWAKAGHLPDRVRQRLDAGTVTGESLMWELLAPLGFVRLVYLHGTDESRAEGRRRADAHLEFFLNAVVRD; translated from the coding sequence ATGACCGCGACGAAGCCCCGCAAGGCCGGACGCCCCCGCAAGGAAGAGGCCACCGACACCCGGACGGTACTGCTGGACGCCGCGCTGAAACTGTTCGTGGCCAAGGGTTTCGCCGCGACCTCGGTGCGCATGATCGCCCGCGCCGCCGGACTGTCCGACGGCGGCCTGTACGCCCACTTCCCCAGCAAACAGGCCGTCTACGACGAACTGCTGGCCAGCGCCGGTCCCGGCGTCGTGGACGGCATGGTCGCCGAACTGCTGCCCGAGGCCGGGACACCGCCGCAGGATCCCGAGACCTTCCTCACCCAACTGGTGGGCCGGATCCTCGACTACTTCGAGACCCCCGCCGCCCGCGACTTCAGCCTGCTGTTGCTGCGCGAGGAGATCCCCGGCAACGGCGACCTGGTCACCGCGATGATCGACAAGGGCGCCGCCGCCCTGGGGCCGGTGGTCACGGAGTGGGCCAAGGCGGGACACCTGCCCGACCGGGTGCGACAACGACTGGACGCGGGCACCGTCACCGGCGAGTCGCTGATGTGGGAACTGTTGGCGCCCTTGGGTTTCGTCCGGCTGGTCTACCTGCACGGGACCGACGAGTCCCGCGCCGAGGGCAGGCGCCGGGCCGACGCGCACCTGGAGTTCTTCCTGAACGCGGTGGTGCGCGACTAG
- a CDS encoding RNA polymerase sigma factor produces the protein MNSDIVRVLAPQVLGILVRRGNDFATAEDAVQEALLQAHRTWGETPPDDPKGWLLTVAGRKLIDARRSEAARRRREEALDHEPEPGRAEQADDTLLLLFLCCHPELSPASAIALTLRAVGGLTTKQIADAFLVPESTMAQRISRAKRTVGQQSLRQPGDVAVVLRVLYLIFNEGFSGSVDLAAEAIRLTRQLLLACDEPEVAGLLALMLLHHARRFARTDADGVLVPLDQQDRTLWNETEIAEGVRILQSALAHDRHGEYQIQAAIAALHDDARTPAETDWPQILQWYDALLAIADNPLAGLSRAIAVGEVDGPQAGLKAVAELESRLGDHHRLDAVRAWLHERAGNLDAAVEHYRRAAERARDTAERDHLVKQADRLNRSIA, from the coding sequence GTGAACTCCGACATCGTCCGGGTCCTGGCGCCGCAGGTGCTGGGCATCCTCGTCAGGCGCGGCAACGACTTCGCCACCGCCGAGGACGCCGTCCAGGAGGCGCTGTTGCAGGCGCACCGCACCTGGGGCGAGACGCCTCCCGACGATCCGAAGGGCTGGCTTTTGACCGTCGCGGGCCGCAAGCTGATCGACGCGCGGCGGTCGGAGGCGGCGCGGCGGCGTCGCGAGGAGGCCCTGGACCACGAGCCGGAACCGGGCCGGGCCGAGCAGGCCGACGACACGCTGTTGCTGCTGTTCCTGTGCTGCCACCCGGAACTGAGCCCGGCCTCGGCGATCGCGCTGACGCTGCGGGCCGTCGGAGGGTTGACGACCAAACAGATCGCCGACGCGTTCCTGGTGCCCGAGTCGACGATGGCGCAACGCATCAGCCGTGCGAAACGCACCGTCGGGCAACAGTCGTTGCGGCAGCCCGGCGACGTCGCGGTCGTGCTGCGGGTGCTGTATCTGATCTTCAACGAGGGTTTCTCCGGCAGCGTCGACCTGGCGGCCGAGGCGATCCGGCTCACCCGGCAGCTGTTGCTGGCCTGCGACGAACCGGAGGTGGCGGGACTGCTGGCGTTGATGCTGCTGCACCACGCGCGTCGGTTCGCGCGCACCGACGCCGACGGGGTGCTGGTGCCGCTCGACCAGCAGGATCGAACACTGTGGAACGAGACCGAGATCGCCGAGGGGGTGCGGATCCTGCAGTCGGCACTGGCCCACGACCGGCACGGTGAGTACCAGATCCAGGCCGCCATCGCCGCGCTGCACGACGACGCCCGCACCCCGGCCGAGACCGACTGGCCCCAGATCCTGCAGTGGTACGACGCACTGCTCGCCATCGCCGACAACCCACTGGCCGGGCTGAGCCGCGCGATCGCCGTCGGCGAGGTCGACGGACCGCAGGCCGGGTTGAAAGCGGTGGCGGAACTCGAATCCCGGCTGGGCGACCATCACCGGCTCGACGCGGTGCGGGCCTGGCTGCACGAACGGGCCGGGAACCTCGACGCCGCCGTCGAGCACTACCGCCGCGCGGCCGAGCGGGCCCGCGACACCGCCGAACGCGACCACCTCGTCAAACAGGCCGACCGACTTAATCGATCGATCGCTTAG
- a CDS encoding YciI family protein, whose translation MPKYLLLKNYTGGPERHPDYSQFEDWNSDAFAAHMAFQNQVLDMLRERGELVDHKALAREGTYVRYDGPGRPPVTDGPFPETKELVAGWCIVDVDNEARAHEIAAMISSAPSANGKPSHEWIEVRPIMGDGSEAEE comes from the coding sequence ATGCCGAAGTACCTACTGCTCAAGAACTACACCGGCGGCCCGGAACGGCACCCGGACTACTCGCAGTTCGAGGACTGGAACTCCGACGCGTTCGCCGCCCACATGGCGTTCCAGAACCAGGTGCTCGACATGCTGCGCGAGCGGGGTGAACTGGTCGACCACAAGGCGCTGGCGCGGGAGGGGACCTACGTCCGCTACGACGGGCCCGGCAGGCCGCCGGTGACCGACGGGCCGTTCCCCGAGACGAAGGAACTGGTCGCGGGTTGGTGCATCGTCGACGTCGACAACGAGGCCAGGGCGCACGAGATCGCGGCCATGATCTCCTCGGCGCCGAGCGCGAACGGGAAACCCTCGCACGAGTGGATCGAGGTGCGGCCGATCATGGGCGACGGATCCGAGGCCGAGGAGTGA
- a CDS encoding serine hydrolase domain-containing protein, giving the protein MNTPLDPAALRTALENVHRAGMPGLFAEVRDGDEVWRGAAGVADLATGRPITVDMRHRVGSVTKTFTAAAVLRLVDSGQIGLDMPIGHYLPRLVPGARGAAITVRMLLNHTSGFPEYLPYAYPSLKAYPVIAATTPDSFDDLRFTRFDSVELIAMGVNAPAASEPGATPGTYSNTNYLLLCELLEHVTGAMAEKCITRDVIERAGLADTVLASGTHVDGPHSRMYESWFGMIDPPRDYSVYDMSWVGPSASLISTVADLNRFFALLFAGQIVDPASLEQMRRTVPVISQERKLIDYGLGLHPMEVPGSGVYWGHGGTVWGAGTLSMIRADGRRQLSVAVNLQRWNALDEAGRPRPHAIDTALATLYQLAMGGEVD; this is encoded by the coding sequence GTGAACACACCCCTCGACCCGGCGGCACTGCGAACCGCCCTGGAAAACGTCCACCGCGCCGGGATGCCGGGCCTGTTCGCCGAGGTGCGCGACGGCGACGAGGTCTGGCGCGGAGCGGCCGGCGTCGCCGACCTGGCCACCGGCCGCCCCATCACCGTCGACATGCGACACCGGGTCGGCAGCGTCACCAAGACCTTCACCGCCGCCGCCGTGCTGCGACTGGTCGACAGTGGTCAGATCGGGCTCGACATGCCGATCGGGCACTACCTGCCGCGACTGGTCCCGGGAGCGCGCGGTGCGGCGATCACCGTGCGGATGCTCCTCAACCACACCAGCGGTTTCCCGGAATACCTGCCCTACGCGTATCCGTCGTTGAAGGCGTATCCGGTGATCGCGGCAACCACACCCGACAGTTTCGACGACCTCCGGTTCACCCGCTTCGATTCCGTCGAGCTGATCGCGATGGGCGTCAACGCCCCGGCCGCCAGTGAACCGGGCGCGACGCCGGGGACCTACTCCAACACCAACTACCTGCTGCTGTGTGAACTGCTGGAGCACGTCACCGGTGCCATGGCCGAGAAGTGCATCACCCGCGACGTCATCGAGCGCGCCGGTCTGGCCGATACCGTGCTCGCGTCCGGAACCCACGTCGACGGGCCGCACTCCCGTATGTACGAGTCGTGGTTCGGGATGATCGACCCGCCGCGCGACTACAGCGTCTACGACATGTCGTGGGTGGGGCCGTCGGCGTCACTGATATCGACCGTCGCGGATCTCAACCGGTTCTTCGCACTGCTGTTTGCCGGACAGATCGTCGACCCCGCGTCGCTGGAGCAGATGCGGCGCACCGTCCCGGTCATCTCGCAGGAGCGCAAGCTCATCGACTACGGCCTGGGCCTGCACCCGATGGAGGTTCCCGGCAGTGGCGTCTACTGGGGACACGGCGGCACCGTGTGGGGTGCCGGGACGCTGTCGATGATCCGCGCCGACGGTCGGCGGCAGTTGTCCGTCGCGGTGAACCTGCAGCGGTGGAACGCACTCGACGAGGCGGGCAGGCCGCGACCGCACGCCATCGACACCGCGCTGGCGACGCTGTACCAGCTGGCGATGGGCGGCGAGGTCGACTGA
- a CDS encoding Lrp/AsnC family transcriptional regulator produces the protein MPSSLVLDEIDHHLLDLLQHDADRTLREFGDDVGLTPSAVQRRIARYRKAGLISRQVAILDPHQLGPTVLASVMITLVHESLEHHKQFTDRMRATPEVQQCYLIAGPCDYLVLLAANSPRHCSQLGNRLFKSDDNIKRYETSMVFDTIKAGLTIPLTDRSG, from the coding sequence ATGCCGTCATCGCTGGTCCTGGACGAGATCGACCACCATCTGCTCGATCTGCTGCAACACGACGCCGACCGCACCCTGCGCGAGTTCGGCGACGACGTCGGTCTGACCCCCAGCGCCGTGCAGCGCCGCATCGCCCGCTATCGCAAGGCGGGCCTGATCTCCCGGCAGGTGGCGATCCTGGACCCGCACCAGCTGGGGCCGACGGTGCTGGCCAGCGTGATGATCACGCTCGTGCACGAATCCCTGGAGCACCACAAGCAGTTCACCGACCGGATGCGCGCCACCCCCGAGGTGCAGCAGTGCTACCTGATCGCCGGGCCGTGCGACTATCTGGTCCTGTTGGCCGCCAACAGTCCCCGCCATTGCAGCCAACTGGGCAACCGACTGTTCAAAAGCGACGACAACATCAAACGCTACGAGACGTCGATGGTGTTCGACACCATCAAGGCCGGGCTGACGATCCCGCTCACCGACCGCTCGGGGTGA
- a CDS encoding TetR/AcrR family transcriptional regulator: protein MGTSEPSRRQRLREQTTAEIKDTALSLMSSGGPDAITLRAIARRMGMTPNAIYGYFATRDDLITTLIDELYTSLVDAVETARDAHPADDPAGRIQAWGESFRSWSLANPEGFRLIYGDPVRDYQPPEGGAAPEAQHRACLGLVGLAVGAWPRVHDKDASSYRWSDFDKGLVGKVREAFPDQPPGVLALALRLWGRFQGLVSLEIYGHLRYQTARPAKLYRDELAATLRSLNLTPSGR from the coding sequence GTGGGAACCAGCGAGCCGAGCCGACGACAGCGACTGCGGGAGCAGACGACCGCCGAGATCAAGGACACGGCGTTGTCACTGATGTCCTCCGGCGGCCCCGACGCCATCACGCTGCGCGCCATCGCGCGCCGGATGGGCATGACACCCAACGCGATCTACGGCTACTTCGCCACCCGCGACGACCTGATAACGACGCTCATCGACGAGCTCTACACCTCGCTGGTGGACGCCGTCGAGACGGCCCGCGACGCCCATCCCGCCGACGATCCCGCCGGGCGCATCCAGGCGTGGGGCGAGAGTTTCCGGTCCTGGTCGCTGGCCAACCCGGAGGGTTTCCGGCTCATCTACGGCGACCCGGTGCGCGACTACCAGCCCCCCGAGGGCGGCGCCGCTCCCGAAGCGCAGCATCGCGCCTGCCTGGGACTCGTGGGGCTCGCCGTCGGCGCCTGGCCGCGGGTCCACGACAAGGACGCGAGTAGCTATCGCTGGTCGGACTTCGACAAGGGTCTGGTGGGCAAGGTTCGCGAGGCGTTCCCCGACCAGCCGCCCGGCGTGCTGGCACTCGCGCTGCGGCTGTGGGGACGGTTCCAGGGACTGGTGTCGCTGGAGATCTACGGGCACCTGCGGTACCAGACCGCGCGACCCGCGAAGCTCTACCGCGACGAACTCGCCGCGACGCTGCGGTCGCTGAACCTCACCCCGAGCGGTCGGTGA
- a CDS encoding NAD(P)-dependent oxidoreductase, whose translation MHIGIIGATGNIGQRLVVEALDRGHRVTAFSRDASGIADDRDGVTWRSLDVLDTDAVAKAIGGLDVLISGFQPGNAAKDLDDTLKRSIADPGIYAEVARSLVTALAAHPRVRLIVIGGAGSLETSPGVVGADDTAKLEDVLEQLGLPREYAVSVRGARDSLNVYRTSNRLWTYFSPADDIRAGQRTGRFRLGGDQVLTDADGLSRISFEDAAVALIDEAELPQHVQRRFTAAY comes from the coding sequence ATGCACATCGGAATCATCGGAGCCACCGGCAACATCGGTCAGCGACTCGTCGTCGAAGCCCTGGATCGGGGCCACCGCGTGACGGCCTTCAGTCGCGACGCCTCCGGCATCGCCGACGACCGCGACGGCGTGACCTGGCGAAGCCTCGACGTACTCGACACCGACGCGGTGGCCAAGGCCATCGGCGGACTCGACGTCCTCATCAGCGGCTTCCAGCCGGGCAACGCGGCCAAGGACCTCGACGACACCCTGAAGCGATCCATCGCCGATCCCGGCATCTACGCGGAGGTCGCGCGATCCCTGGTGACGGCGCTGGCCGCGCACCCCCGGGTTCGGCTGATCGTGATCGGCGGCGCCGGAAGCCTGGAGACCTCGCCGGGCGTGGTCGGCGCGGACGACACCGCCAAACTGGAGGACGTGCTGGAACAGCTGGGTCTGCCGCGCGAGTACGCCGTGTCGGTGCGCGGCGCCCGCGACTCCCTCAACGTCTACCGCACCTCGAATCGACTGTGGACCTACTTCAGTCCGGCCGACGACATCCGGGCCGGTCAGCGCACCGGTCGGTTCCGGCTGGGCGGCGACCAGGTCCTCACCGACGCCGACGGCCTGAGCCGCATCTCCTTCGAGGACGCGGCGGTCGCCCTGATCGACGAGGCCGAACTGCCCCAGCACGTACAGCGCCGCTTCACCGCCGCCTACTAG
- a CDS encoding DUF3626 domain-containing protein: MSAEGSPSARQRALDHVAALASGPAIDPALRVSLNFHPDRMLRDKPILDVLADDGVYCSQFVTGTSNGGLTAFPGGDRWRWESRIFDRAYDEAPADERPVYGALNFRGKPVGAAPRFGSAHFRLTADTLARTTFCYPDSVFEPSDFGVADRMGLIAIALADRQDDLDDYVEAQVHGPVLLRSHVEALVLDPCYRGTEVEASATRLGCAVEWHSGFRLTVAELRRYPEYRGPQFVELGERIAIDGVLDPGIIGDAARSGRFDPQAVKRVWHYLARFGNRPNGA; encoded by the coding sequence ATGAGTGCCGAAGGTTCCCCGTCGGCCCGGCAGCGGGCGCTGGATCACGTCGCGGCACTGGCATCCGGGCCCGCCATCGACCCGGCGCTGCGGGTCAGTCTCAACTTCCACCCGGACCGGATGCTGCGCGACAAACCGATACTGGACGTGCTGGCCGACGACGGTGTCTACTGTTCACAGTTCGTCACCGGGACCAGCAATGGTGGGCTGACCGCGTTTCCCGGCGGTGACCGGTGGCGCTGGGAGAGCCGGATATTCGACCGCGCCTACGACGAGGCTCCCGCCGATGAGCGGCCGGTCTACGGCGCGTTGAACTTCCGGGGCAAGCCGGTCGGTGCGGCGCCCCGGTTCGGGTCCGCCCACTTCAGACTGACGGCCGACACACTGGCGCGGACCACGTTCTGTTATCCCGACAGCGTCTTCGAGCCCTCGGATTTCGGGGTCGCCGACCGGATGGGGCTCATCGCGATCGCGCTGGCGGATCGTCAGGACGACCTGGACGACTACGTCGAGGCGCAGGTGCACGGCCCGGTGCTGTTGCGCTCGCATGTGGAGGCACTGGTGCTGGATCCGTGTTACCGGGGCACGGAGGTCGAGGCTTCGGCGACGCGGCTGGGGTGTGCGGTGGAGTGGCACAGCGGGTTTCGGCTCACCGTCGCGGAACTGCGCCGATATCCCGAGTACCGGGGGCCACAGTTCGTCGAGCTCGGCGAGCGGATCGCCATCGACGGGGTGCTCGATCCGGGGATCATCGGGGACGCGGCGCGTTCGGGCCGGTTCGATCCGCAGGCGGTCAAACGGGTGTGGCACTACCTGGCCCGGTTCGGGAACCGGCCGAACGGCGCTTAG